In the genome of Olsenella profusa DSM 13989, one region contains:
- a CDS encoding tyrosine-protein phosphatase, which yields MAHVYLPSQLGLQGLKDDINARDLGGIQTPGGMTRDRRFVRSGSTSELSRHDVRTLADYGVSMVLDLRSNEEARIAPDRLAHRWGIRSARVPLHAYNLRDKDARATGEARENDGGIDLSLDTDNFFASGYLSMLHNAVGVRTAFAFMAKARERDCLLFHCAAGMDRTGVLAMLILGTCGASRRQILRDYLLSFASGERVDALLDGRHEGADALGDIPTSLFDLGSLAEGMGLVVDCVLRRYGTFERYLAACGVAKRHVEAVRTHLLG from the coding sequence ATGGCGCATGTATACTTGCCCTCTCAGCTGGGGCTCCAGGGCCTCAAGGATGATATCAACGCGCGTGACCTGGGGGGCATCCAGACCCCGGGGGGCATGACGCGCGACCGGCGCTTCGTGCGATCGGGAAGCACGTCGGAGCTCTCGCGCCATGACGTACGCACGCTCGCGGACTACGGTGTGAGCATGGTGCTTGACCTGCGCAGCAACGAGGAGGCACGCATAGCGCCCGACCGCCTTGCGCACCGGTGGGGCATCCGGTCCGCCCGTGTCCCCCTCCATGCCTACAACCTCCGTGACAAGGACGCGCGCGCTACGGGTGAGGCACGCGAGAACGATGGTGGCATCGACCTCTCTCTGGACACGGACAACTTCTTTGCCAGCGGATACCTCTCCATGCTGCATAACGCCGTGGGGGTGCGTACGGCGTTCGCCTTCATGGCCAAGGCGCGTGAGCGTGACTGCCTCCTCTTTCACTGCGCCGCGGGCATGGATCGCACGGGCGTGCTTGCGATGCTGATCCTGGGCACCTGCGGCGCGAGCCGACGCCAGATCCTGCGCGACTACCTGCTCTCGTTCGCATCGGGGGAGCGGGTGGACGCCCTACTCGACGGCCGACATGAGGGCGCGGATGCGCTCGGGGACATCCCCACGTCCCTCTTTGACCTGGGTAGCCTGGCAGAGGGCATGGGTCTTGTGGTCGATTGCGTGCTGCGGCGCTATGGCACCTTCGAGCGCTACCTTGCCGCCTGTGGTGTTGCAAAGCGGCATGTCGAGGCCGTGCGCACGCACCTGCTGGGGTAG
- a CDS encoding ABC transporter ATP-binding protein — MSTVSCTNLGIELAKRTIFQGVSLTCGPGSVTTLTGPSGCGKSTLLNALGLLLVPSQGDVLVDGESTKLWGDKRRVQYWHDHAAFIYQNFGTVEDETLSFNIVLNKAKQRTYSHQVNAALKHVGLGGRAKELASVLSGGEKQRLGFARAMFKHADVLYADEPTASLDRANRQMVIDLLRQRASQGMTVIVATHDDALASIADANFTLPYRHEGQHFA, encoded by the coding sequence ATGTCTACAGTCTCCTGTACGAATCTTGGAATAGAGTTGGCAAAGCGCACCATATTCCAAGGAGTGTCTCTTACCTGCGGGCCAGGGAGCGTCACCACCCTCACGGGACCCAGCGGCTGTGGAAAGAGCACGCTGCTCAATGCACTTGGCCTGCTCCTGGTACCCTCACAGGGTGATGTGCTCGTCGACGGAGAGAGCACCAAGCTCTGGGGTGATAAGAGGCGGGTGCAATACTGGCACGACCATGCAGCCTTCATCTACCAGAATTTTGGCACGGTCGAGGATGAGACGCTCTCATTCAATATCGTGTTAAACAAGGCCAAGCAACGGACATACTCCCATCAGGTCAATGCAGCGCTCAAGCATGTCGGACTCGGTGGCCGAGCAAAGGAGTTAGCCTCTGTGCTGTCAGGTGGTGAGAAGCAACGGCTCGGCTTTGCACGTGCCATGTTCAAGCATGCCGATGTACTCTACGCCGACGAGCCGACAGCATCACTCGACAGGGCAAACAGACAGATGGTCATAGATCTCCTGCGGCAGAGGGCTAGCCAAGGCATGACAGTCATCGTCGCGACTCACGATGATGCCCTGGCCAGCATCGCAGATGCAAACTTCACGCTCCCCTACCGCCATGAGGGCCAACATTTCGCATGA
- a CDS encoding lactococcin 972 family bacteriocin → MTPVSAFAATPSTDQTTVQEHGTVVNLVVPGRHVQYPSEGGTWEYGFWNAMFRSYYTVGRCHGSTVTANGRTMKSVNTAAGRRSIAEIHGLNGPTTSARYYYRVC, encoded by the coding sequence ATGACACCGGTTTCTGCCTTTGCCGCAACGCCATCCACAGATCAAACAACTGTGCAAGAGCATGGCACCGTAGTGAACTTGGTAGTGCCAGGCAGGCATGTCCAATACCCCTCTGAAGGTGGCACATGGGAGTATGGGTTCTGGAATGCCATGTTCCGTTCGTACTACACAGTGGGACGCTGCCACGGTAGCACTGTCACCGCAAACGGCCGTACCATGAAAAGTGTTAACACAGCGGCTGGACGCAGGTCAATTGCCGAGATACATGGGCTCAATGGTCCCACGACATCAGCTCGATACTACTATCGGGTCTGCTAG
- a CDS encoding GGGtGRT protein, which yields MAVTFEGYERRIDKINKACEQYGIADLEDALKICTDLGFNPYDITTGIQSIAFENAKWAYTLGCAIAVKKGCKTASEAAAAIGEGLQAFCVPGSVAEDRKVGLGHGNLGAMLLGEDTECFAFLAGHESFAAAEGAIGIANNANKARKKPLRVILNGLGKDAAQIIARINGFTYVKTQFDYFTSELKVVETIPYSDGPRAKVNCYGADDVREGVAIMWHENVDISITGNSTNPTRFQHPVAGTYFKERVLAGKKYFSVASGGGTGRTLHPDNMAAGPASYGMTDTMGRMHSSAQFAGSSSVPAHVDMMGLIGMGNNPMVGCTVACAVAVEEALDR from the coding sequence GTGGCAGTTACGTTCGAAGGCTATGAGCGCCGCATCGACAAGATCAACAAGGCCTGTGAGCAGTACGGCATCGCCGATCTCGAGGATGCCCTCAAGATCTGCACCGATCTCGGCTTCAACCCGTACGACATCACCACGGGCATCCAGTCCATCGCGTTCGAGAACGCAAAGTGGGCCTACACCCTGGGCTGCGCCATCGCAGTGAAGAAGGGCTGCAAGACCGCATCCGAGGCCGCAGCCGCCATCGGCGAGGGCCTGCAGGCCTTCTGCGTCCCCGGCTCCGTCGCCGAGGACCGCAAGGTGGGTCTGGGCCACGGCAACCTGGGCGCCATGCTGCTGGGCGAGGACACCGAGTGCTTCGCGTTTTTGGCCGGCCACGAGTCCTTCGCCGCCGCAGAGGGCGCCATCGGCATCGCCAACAACGCCAACAAGGCCCGCAAGAAGCCCCTGCGCGTCATCCTGAACGGACTCGGCAAGGACGCCGCCCAGATCATCGCCCGCATCAACGGCTTCACCTATGTGAAGACGCAGTTCGACTACTTCACGAGCGAGCTCAAGGTCGTGGAGACCATCCCGTACTCCGACGGCCCGCGCGCCAAGGTCAACTGCTACGGCGCCGATGACGTCCGCGAGGGCGTGGCCATCATGTGGCACGAGAACGTGGACATCTCCATCACCGGCAACTCCACCAACCCCACGCGCTTCCAGCACCCCGTGGCGGGCACCTACTTCAAGGAGCGCGTCCTGGCTGGCAAGAAGTACTTTTCCGTGGCCTCCGGTGGTGGCACCGGCCGCACCCTGCACCCGGACAACATGGCCGCCGGCCCCGCCTCCTACGGCATGACCGACACCATGGGCCGCATGCACTCCAGCGCCCAGTTCGCAGGCTCCTCCTCCGTCCCCGCGCACGTGGACATGATGGGCCTCATCGGCATGGGCAACAACCCCATGGTCGGCTGCACCGTCGCATGCGCCGTTGCCGTGGAGGAGGCCCTGGACAGGTAG
- a CDS encoding 2-hydroxyacyl-CoA dehydratase gives MTNHASSNRAQAAVGRPIELRQIGAELYPAHTVDLSHARLRLGIDVGSTTVKLAVIDEGNHLVYASYERHHTDVKATACELFRRAQSVIGDPSMRVSITGSGGMLLAKWLDLEFVQEVIASKRAVETLIPQTDCAIELGGEDAKIIYFDRGIEQRMNGTCAGGTGAFIDQMASLMKTDASGLNELAKEATHIYPIASRCGVFAKSDVQPLLNEGAAPADVAASIFQAVANQTVSGLACGHPIRGYVAFLGGPLQYLSELRHRFYETLKLDEEHRVIPENAHLFVATGAALAGESDRHVTFQQVIDALSNLKDTQGSEVARLDALFATEEDYQEFKRRHDRQVVPKGQLEAYHGRVFIGIDAGSTTMKAAVVGKSGQLLYTWYDNNNGDILGTARRIMDDIYDHLPEGCTIGHVTTTGYGEGILIEALRADSGEIETVAHLRGAKAFVPDVEFILDIGGQDMKCLQVRGGVIEHIMLNEACSAGCGSFIANFADSMGMTVQEFAQAAVRGESPIDLGSRCTVFMNSRVKQAQKEGATIGDVAAGLSYSVIKNALFKVIKLRDYDQIGTYVVVQGGTFMSDATLRAFELLTGRDVIRPDIAGVMGAYGAALLARDRAGASGTSELLSREEIDNLKVRRTQSHCGRCANNCQLTINSFGNGRRFITGNRCEKGSGKPKREQSKAPNLFEFKNRLLFDRESLPADKAPRGTVGIPRALNMYENYPFWHTFFTKLGFSVILSDRTTKATYEAGIESMPSESVCYPAKLSHGHIMNLLEKDPDFIWMPCIRWERQEDDSATNHYNCPIVMSYPQSLELNVDELSAPDVEYLDPFIPYDNKRQLKRRLYEAVAVQRAEDAKAGRGRFRGKPITRREIDEAVNAAWEEDLAFKDAMHRKGDETLEWIEDNGAHGIVLAGRPYHNDGEINHAIPEMLHGFGLAVLTEDSVAHKMLPERPIRVVDQWMYHSRLYRAARFVATRNDLDLIQLQSFGCGLDALTTDQVQEILEASGKIYTVLKIDEVSNLGAARIRVRSLMAALKERQAELERETAAGIVSEVAPVGVHMADGSLEHARQTDLSRRTPVYREAKSAAFEKHNYTKDMQAQGYTILAPQMAPIHFEIVEELLHAEGYNVVLLPSVDHKAVDTGLKYVNNDICYPSILVTGQIMEAVLSGRYDLSRTAVMITQTGGGCRATNYIALIRKALKDSGHPDIPVISLTAASGLDEKAPGFNLFKPSLIVRAVYALLYGDLIMQLLYRTRPYETERGSANRLYRSLMSRAKTLIPRTDRKSFYQLCQDTIERFDALPLTNDRSKPRVGVVGEILVKFHPTANNQVVEVIEGEGCEADVPGLVDFFLFGMSNAINTAGELGTKATSRLTHNAGIQMINALRSPLDRMLAKSKRFQPYEDIFELADKAKRILSLCNTMGEGWLLTAEMVDLIEHGTPNIVCASPFACLPNHVVGKSVIKRLRQMHPESNIVAVDYDPGASEVNQLNRIKLMISVAKENYREGGAFTIENPDDPTTHVVAPYVDETRRHGTFGDTEVNEREAGAHVHGIRLSPEQLATIERAKQKAGVR, from the coding sequence ATGACTAACCACGCATCGTCCAACCGGGCACAGGCCGCAGTGGGCCGTCCCATCGAGCTCAGGCAGATTGGCGCGGAGCTCTACCCGGCCCATACGGTGGACCTCTCCCACGCCCGGCTGCGCTTGGGCATCGACGTGGGCTCCACCACCGTCAAGCTTGCCGTCATCGATGAGGGCAACCACCTCGTGTATGCCAGCTACGAGCGCCACCACACCGATGTCAAGGCCACGGCCTGCGAGCTCTTCCGCCGTGCCCAGTCGGTCATCGGCGACCCGTCCATGCGCGTCTCCATCACGGGCTCGGGCGGCATGCTGCTTGCCAAGTGGCTCGACCTCGAGTTCGTGCAGGAGGTCATCGCCTCCAAGCGCGCCGTGGAGACGCTCATCCCCCAGACGGACTGCGCCATCGAGCTGGGTGGCGAGGACGCCAAGATCATCTACTTCGACCGTGGCATCGAGCAGCGCATGAACGGCACCTGTGCCGGCGGCACGGGCGCCTTCATCGACCAGATGGCCTCCCTTATGAAGACGGACGCCTCCGGCCTCAACGAACTGGCAAAGGAGGCCACGCACATCTATCCCATCGCGTCACGCTGTGGCGTGTTCGCCAAGTCGGACGTGCAGCCCTTGCTCAACGAGGGTGCCGCCCCCGCAGACGTGGCGGCCTCCATCTTCCAGGCCGTGGCCAACCAGACGGTCTCCGGCCTTGCCTGCGGCCATCCCATCCGTGGCTACGTGGCCTTCCTCGGTGGCCCGCTCCAGTACCTCTCCGAGCTGCGCCACCGCTTCTACGAGACGCTCAAGCTCGACGAGGAGCATCGCGTGATCCCCGAGAATGCCCACCTCTTCGTGGCCACCGGGGCCGCCCTTGCCGGCGAGTCCGACAGGCACGTCACGTTCCAGCAGGTCATCGATGCGCTCTCCAACCTCAAGGACACCCAGGGCTCCGAGGTCGCGCGTCTCGACGCGCTCTTTGCCACCGAGGAGGACTATCAGGAGTTCAAGCGTCGCCACGATCGGCAGGTGGTTCCCAAGGGGCAGCTCGAGGCCTACCACGGCCGCGTGTTCATCGGCATCGACGCTGGCTCCACCACGATGAAGGCCGCCGTGGTGGGGAAGTCGGGGCAGCTCCTCTACACCTGGTACGACAACAACAACGGCGACATCCTGGGCACCGCGCGCAGGATCATGGACGACATCTACGACCACCTGCCCGAGGGCTGCACCATCGGCCACGTGACCACCACCGGCTACGGCGAGGGCATCCTCATCGAGGCCCTGCGCGCCGACTCCGGCGAGATCGAGACCGTGGCCCACCTGCGGGGTGCCAAGGCCTTCGTGCCCGACGTGGAGTTCATCCTGGACATCGGCGGACAGGACATGAAGTGCCTGCAGGTGAGGGGCGGTGTCATCGAGCACATCATGCTCAACGAGGCCTGCTCCGCCGGCTGCGGCTCCTTCATCGCCAACTTCGCCGACTCAATGGGCATGACCGTACAGGAGTTCGCGCAGGCGGCCGTGCGTGGCGAGAGTCCCATCGACCTGGGCAGCCGCTGCACCGTGTTCATGAACTCCCGCGTCAAGCAGGCCCAGAAGGAGGGGGCGACCATCGGCGACGTAGCCGCGGGCCTTTCGTATTCCGTCATCAAGAACGCGCTGTTCAAGGTCATCAAGCTGCGCGACTACGACCAGATCGGCACGTATGTCGTCGTGCAGGGAGGCACGTTCATGAGCGACGCCACGCTGCGCGCCTTCGAGCTCTTGACCGGCCGCGACGTCATCCGTCCGGACATCGCCGGCGTCATGGGCGCCTATGGCGCGGCCCTGCTCGCCCGCGACCGTGCGGGCGCCTCAGGCACCTCCGAGCTGCTCTCCCGCGAGGAGATCGACAACCTCAAGGTCAGGCGCACGCAGTCGCACTGCGGGCGCTGCGCCAACAACTGCCAGCTCACCATCAACAGCTTTGGCAACGGTCGTCGCTTCATCACGGGCAACCGCTGCGAGAAGGGCTCCGGCAAGCCCAAGCGCGAGCAGTCCAAGGCACCCAACCTCTTCGAGTTCAAGAACCGCCTGCTCTTCGACCGCGAGAGCCTGCCTGCCGACAAGGCGCCCCGTGGCACCGTGGGCATCCCGCGCGCCCTCAACATGTACGAGAACTATCCCTTCTGGCACACGTTCTTCACCAAGCTGGGCTTCTCGGTCATCCTGTCCGACCGCACCACCAAGGCGACGTACGAGGCGGGCATCGAGTCCATGCCGTCCGAGTCGGTGTGCTACCCGGCCAAGCTCAGTCATGGGCACATCATGAACCTGCTCGAGAAGGACCCGGACTTCATCTGGATGCCTTGCATCCGCTGGGAGCGCCAGGAGGATGACTCGGCCACCAACCACTACAACTGCCCCATCGTGATGAGCTACCCACAGTCGCTCGAGCTCAACGTGGACGAGCTCTCGGCACCCGACGTGGAGTACCTCGACCCGTTCATCCCCTACGACAACAAGAGGCAGCTCAAGCGTCGCCTGTACGAGGCCGTGGCCGTGCAGCGCGCCGAGGACGCCAAGGCGGGCAGGGGCCGTTTCCGCGGCAAGCCCATCACGCGCAGGGAGATCGACGAGGCCGTCAACGCCGCCTGGGAGGAGGACCTCGCCTTCAAGGATGCCATGCACCGCAAGGGCGACGAGACCCTCGAGTGGATCGAGGACAACGGTGCCCACGGCATCGTGCTGGCGGGGCGTCCCTACCACAATGACGGCGAGATCAACCACGCCATCCCCGAGATGCTCCACGGCTTTGGCCTCGCCGTGCTCACGGAGGACTCCGTGGCGCACAAGATGCTGCCCGAGCGTCCCATCCGCGTCGTGGACCAGTGGATGTACCACAGCCGCCTGTATCGCGCCGCCCGCTTCGTGGCCACCCGCAACGACCTCGACCTCATCCAGCTGCAGAGCTTTGGCTGCGGGCTCGACGCCCTCACGACCGACCAGGTGCAGGAGATCCTCGAGGCCTCCGGCAAGATCTACACCGTGCTCAAGATCGACGAGGTGTCCAACCTGGGCGCCGCCCGCATCCGCGTGCGCTCGCTCATGGCCGCCCTCAAGGAGCGGCAGGCCGAGCTGGAACGCGAGACGGCGGCCGGCATCGTCAGTGAGGTGGCGCCCGTGGGCGTACACATGGCCGATGGCTCGCTCGAGCATGCCCGCCAGACCGACCTCTCGCGCCGTACCCCGGTGTACCGCGAGGCCAAGAGCGCCGCCTTCGAGAAGCACAACTACACCAAGGACATGCAGGCCCAGGGCTACACCATCCTTGCGCCGCAGATGGCGCCCATCCACTTCGAGATCGTGGAGGAGCTGCTGCATGCCGAGGGCTACAACGTGGTGCTCCTGCCCTCCGTGGACCACAAGGCTGTGGACACGGGCCTCAAGTACGTCAACAACGACATCTGCTACCCGTCCATCCTGGTCACGGGCCAGATCATGGAGGCGGTGCTCTCCGGCAGGTATGACCTCAGCCGCACGGCCGTCATGATCACGCAGACCGGCGGCGGCTGCCGGGCCACCAACTACATCGCCCTCATCCGCAAGGCGCTCAAGGACTCCGGCCATCCGGACATCCCCGTGATCTCCCTCACGGCTGCCAGCGGCCTGGATGAGAAGGCTCCCGGCTTCAACCTGTTCAAGCCCAGCCTCATCGTGAGGGCCGTGTATGCGCTGCTCTATGGCGACCTCATCATGCAGCTGCTGTACCGTACGCGCCCGTACGAGACCGAGCGGGGCTCCGCAAACCGCCTGTACCGCTCGCTCATGAGCCGTGCCAAGACGCTCATCCCGCGCACTGACCGCAAGAGCTTCTACCAGCTCTGCCAGGACACCATCGAGCGCTTTGACGCCCTGCCGCTCACGAACGACCGCAGCAAGCCGCGTGTGGGCGTGGTCGGCGAGATCCTGGTCAAGTTTCACCCCACCGCCAACAACCAGGTGGTCGAGGTCATCGAGGGCGAGGGCTGCGAGGCCGACGTGCCGGGCCTGGTGGACTTCTTCCTCTTTGGCATGTCCAACGCCATCAACACCGCGGGCGAGCTGGGCACCAAGGCGACGAGCCGCCTCACGCACAACGCAGGCATCCAGATGATCAACGCCCTGCGCAGCCCGCTCGACAGGATGCTGGCCAAGTCCAAGCGCTTCCAGCCCTACGAGGACATCTTCGAGCTGGCCGACAAGGCCAAGCGGATCCTCTCGCTCTGCAACACCATGGGCGAGGGCTGGCTGCTCACGGCCGAGATGGTGGACCTCATCGAGCACGGCACACCCAACATCGTGTGCGCCTCGCCGTTCGCCTGCCTGCCCAACCACGTGGTGGGCAAGTCGGTGATCAAGCGCCTGCGCCAGATGCACCCCGAGAGCAACATCGTGGCTGTGGACTACGACCCCGGCGCCTCCGAGGTCAACCAGCTCAACCGCATCAAGCTCATGATCTCGGTGGCCAAGGAGAACTACCGCGAGGGTGGTGCCTTCACGATCGAGAACCCCGACGATCCCACCACGCACGTGGTCGCACCCTACGTGGATGAGACGCGCCGTCACGGCACCTTTGGTGACACCGAGGTCAACGAGCGCGAGGCCGGCGCCCACGTGCATGGCATCCGCCTCTCGCCCGAGCAGCTGGCCACCATCGAGCGTGCCAAGCAGAAGGCTGGCGTGAGGTAG
- a CDS encoding SNF2-related protein — protein sequence MYNWQAEFGKFAPELDVAVVTGTTAQRRQVRGERHEVYVTSYDLFRHDVRRWAGRPLWLVALDEVQCIKNHETLAARAVKALDARHRLALTGTSIENRLSELWNIFDFLMPGLLGGYERFHERYDQPIAVGDHDVATHLRSAVGPFILRRLKTDVLADLPENMVERGRTEPGHGSCPSHRSGARRDGVQGHRP from the coding sequence GTGTACAACTGGCAGGCGGAGTTTGGGAAGTTCGCACCCGAGCTGGACGTTGCCGTGGTGACGGGCACCACCGCGCAGCGACGGCAGGTTCGCGGCGAGCGCCATGAGGTCTATGTGACCTCGTATGACCTGTTTAGGCATGACGTGCGCAGATGGGCGGGACGTCCGTTGTGGCTCGTGGCGCTCGACGAGGTGCAGTGCATCAAGAATCACGAAACGCTGGCCGCCCGTGCCGTGAAGGCGTTGGACGCCCGGCACCGTCTGGCGCTCACGGGCACGTCCATCGAGAATCGCCTCTCCGAGCTCTGGAACATCTTCGACTTCCTGATGCCGGGACTGCTGGGTGGCTACGAGCGCTTCCATGAGCGCTATGATCAGCCCATCGCGGTGGGCGACCACGACGTGGCGACGCACCTGCGGAGTGCGGTGGGCCCCTTCATCCTTCGCCGCCTCAAGACGGACGTGCTCGCCGACCTGCCCGAGAACATGGTGGAACGTGGCCGCACAGAACCAGGACATGGATCGTGCCCATCGCATCGGTCAGGTGCGCGACGTGACGGTGTACAAGGTCATCGCCCATGA
- a CDS encoding SNF2 helicase associated domain-containing protein has product MRDLRAESAARRLVERYAPLARSTSSTRRAVISQRDADAIARLVFEGTAEFARMGTVYATDAFARLSHASTLRMRVGVSLHAGLIDLSILADDLLQDELRAPPRWCTTGRRSLGSSHPSWTLPW; this is encoded by the coding sequence ATGCGTGACTTACGCGCCGAATCTGCGGCACGCCGGCTGGTGGAGCGCTATGCCCCGTTGGCGAGGAGCACGTCCTCCACGCGGCGTGCCGTGATCTCGCAGCGTGATGCGGATGCGATCGCGCGGCTGGTGTTTGAGGGCACGGCGGAGTTCGCGCGCATGGGCACGGTGTATGCCACCGACGCGTTTGCGCGCCTGTCGCACGCCTCCACGCTCCGTATGCGGGTGGGGGTCTCGCTGCATGCCGGCCTCATCGACCTCTCGATCTTGGCGGATGACCTGCTACAGGACGAGCTGCGCGCCCCGCCTCGCTGGTGTACAACTGGCAGGCGGAGTTTGGGAAGTTCGCACCCGAGCTGGACGTTGCCGTGGTGA
- a CDS encoding iron-sulfur cluster assembly scaffold protein, translating to MQYSAEVEKMCPVAKGAYHGPAPIPEEGKWVQAKEISDISGYTHGVGWCAPQQGACKLSLNVKQGVIEECLVETIGCSGMTHSAAMAAEILPGKTILEALNTDLVCDAINVAMRELFLQIVYGRTQTAFSEDGLPVGTGLDDLGKGLRSMVGTTYGTKAKGARYLELTQGYITHLALNDKDEIIGFEFLNLGKFTDAIKKGVDPKEALGDAMGKYGQWDNPAKVIDPRTE from the coding sequence ATGCAGTATTCCGCAGAAGTGGAGAAGATGTGCCCCGTCGCCAAGGGCGCATACCACGGACCTGCACCCATTCCCGAGGAGGGCAAGTGGGTCCAGGCGAAGGAGATCTCTGACATCTCCGGCTACACGCATGGCGTGGGCTGGTGCGCTCCCCAGCAGGGCGCCTGCAAGCTCAGCCTCAACGTCAAGCAGGGCGTGATCGAGGAGTGCCTCGTCGAGACCATCGGCTGCTCGGGCATGACCCACTCCGCCGCCATGGCCGCCGAGATCCTCCCCGGCAAGACCATCCTCGAGGCCCTCAACACCGACCTCGTGTGCGATGCCATCAACGTCGCCATGCGCGAGCTCTTCCTGCAGATCGTGTACGGCCGCACCCAGACCGCGTTCTCCGAGGACGGCCTGCCTGTGGGCACCGGCCTCGACGACCTCGGCAAGGGCCTGCGCTCCATGGTGGGCACCACCTATGGCACCAAGGCCAAGGGCGCCCGCTACCTCGAGCTCACGCAGGGCTACATCACCCACCTCGCCCTCAACGACAAGGACGAGATCATCGGCTTCGAGTTCCTCAACCTGGGCAAGTTCACCGACGCCATCAAGAAGGGCGTCGACCCCAAGGAGGCCCTCGGGGACGCCATGGGCAAGTATGGCCAGTGGGACAATCCCGCCAAGGTCATCGATCCCCGTACCGAGTAG
- a CDS encoding GNAT family N-acetyltransferase, which yields MRFETTDRRIVCVGDEGTQLGYVEFEQMRPGVVDVTHTFVEPAGRGQGIADRLTLELANRLRERGLRAQLSCSYAQRWFARHPEFADVLA from the coding sequence ATGAGGTTTGAGACGACGGACAGGCGGATCGTCTGCGTGGGTGACGAGGGGACGCAGTTGGGATATGTTGAGTTCGAACAGATGAGGCCCGGTGTGGTGGACGTGACGCACACCTTTGTCGAGCCTGCGGGGCGCGGGCAGGGCATCGCGGACAGGCTGACGCTCGAGCTGGCGAACAGGCTGCGCGAACGGGGGCTGCGCGCCCAGCTGAGCTGCAGCTACGCTCAGCGGTGGTTTGCCAGGCATCCCGAGTTCGCCGACGTGCTCGCCTGA
- a CDS encoding TetR/AcrR family transcriptional regulator, with protein sequence MEKPTPPGGTRATTDRRTLRTRRALRDALAAEIKETGDLSQVTVTAVTDRAGVTRRTFYSHFRDIADLVNQIEEDTIRDLKGLVGNITVVNLDVLQEALDDFAPCPGSKELLAYFKRHGDYLSALLGEGGDPAFVGRIERMVRDVVATRAAEGLNLDLLGPIFDYYLTFAIGAEVSVLVRWLTSGMHESVSMMARIMTSLMFVRPGDLYGRTMHFDIPSIALGLLEPATHATKGESTDD encoded by the coding sequence ATGGAAAAGCCTACGCCTCCGGGCGGGACGCGTGCCACCACCGACCGGCGCACCCTGCGCACGCGTCGTGCCCTGCGCGACGCTCTTGCGGCCGAGATCAAGGAGACGGGTGACCTCTCGCAGGTGACCGTCACGGCCGTCACGGACCGTGCCGGCGTGACGCGCCGCACGTTCTATTCGCACTTCCGCGACATCGCCGACCTCGTGAACCAGATAGAGGAGGACACCATCCGCGATCTCAAGGGGCTCGTGGGCAACATCACCGTCGTCAACCTGGACGTGCTCCAGGAGGCGCTGGATGACTTTGCGCCCTGCCCCGGCTCCAAGGAGCTGCTCGCGTACTTCAAAAGACATGGCGACTATCTCTCCGCGCTTCTGGGCGAGGGGGGCGACCCGGCGTTCGTGGGCCGCATCGAGCGTATGGTGCGCGACGTGGTGGCCACGCGCGCGGCGGAGGGCCTCAATTTGGACCTTTTGGGTCCCATCTTCGACTACTACCTGACGTTTGCCATTGGCGCCGAGGTCAGCGTGCTGGTGCGCTGGCTCACCAGCGGCATGCACGAGTCGGTCTCCATGATGGCGCGCATCATGACATCGCTCATGTTCGTGCGCCCTGGCGACCTGTATGGCCGCACCATGCACTTTGACATTCCGAGCATCGCGCTTGGGCTGCTCGAGCCCGCCACGCATGCGACCAAGGGGGAGAGCACCGATGACTAA